The genomic stretch GGCCTCGGCCGCACGTACCGGCAGCATGCGGCATTTGCCCCGCGCGGCACCAACGTCGATTTCGTGCAGGTGGTAGACAAACACAACGTCCGCATGCGCACGTACGAGCGCGGCGTCGAGGACGAGACCTTGGCGTGCGGCACCGGCGCCGTGGCCTCCGCCATCATCGCCCATCTGTGCCGCGGCTGCCAGTCCCCGCTGCAGGTCCAGGTGCGGGGAGGCCTGCTCCGAGTGGCTTTTGACCGGGGTTTTCGTCACATCACGCTTTCTGGAGAAGTGGATCCCATTTTTGAAGGCTATATCGATGCGCCGGCTTAGCCTGGTCGACTCTGCGCGAGCAGCGG from Calditrichota bacterium encodes the following:
- a CDS encoding diaminopimelate epimerase, coding for GLGRTYRQHAAFAPRGTNVDFVQVVDKHNVRMRTYERGVEDETLACGTGAVASAIIAHLCRGCQSPLQVQVRGGLLRVAFDRGFRHITLSGEVDPIFEGYIDAPA